A genomic window from Glycine soja cultivar W05 chromosome 10, ASM419377v2, whole genome shotgun sequence includes:
- the LOC114371677 gene encoding uncharacterized protein LOC114371677: MEEGQKKFKLKQPASHAGDPCARQAANGNGGFACSDASLCCTAMACDLDLHPQSMELASLTGGSQSAKHVAIPSGDLVHVLHYCFFIPSSTGDAKVVGKVLPELNRKLTGMAFCVPME; encoded by the exons ATGGAAGAGggccaaaaaaaattcaaactgaaGCAACCCGCCAGCCATGCTGGCGATCCCTGTGCAAGGCAAGCCGCCAATGGTAATGGCGGTTTCGCCTGCTCTGACGCGTCCCTCTGCTGCACTGCCATGGCCTGTGACCTAGACCTGCACCCTCAGTCCATggaactcgccagtttgactggcggttcCCAAAGCGCTAAGCATGTCGCCATTCCAAGTGGCGATTTG GTACATGTCTTGCATTACTGCTTCTTTATTCCAAGTTCAACTGGTGATGCGAAG GTCGTTGGGAAAGTTCTTCCTGAGCTAAATAGGAAACTCACTGGGATGGCATTTTGTGTACCGATGGAATGA
- the LOC114371061 gene encoding uncharacterized protein LOC114371061 → MTWIHWLFTMHATNESNDTDINMEDGDSREFMNGPSVQQSEDNNNSDKFYQMLREAEQSLYKGCKKFTKLSFLVHLYHLKCLNGWTDKSFSMLLELLSDALPEENTLPKSFYDTKKIISGLGLSYEKIHVCPNECILYRKDLGDAEICPKCNLSRWKYNSDDVECRKKIPAKILRWFPLIPRLQRLFVSPKIACSMIWHEVGQTKDELLRHPADSFAWKNFDCQYPDFACDARNVRLGLATDGFNPFKTMAISHSTWPVILIPYNLPPWMCMKQPNFILSLLIPGPKGPGMNLDVYMQPLVEELKELWEIGVKTFDACKKESFQMCAAIMWTINDFPAYANLSGWSTRGQYACPCCGFEIGSKWLRYGRKFCYMCHRRWLEPDHKWRYNKRDFDGTQEFRAPPDLPSGAFSLR, encoded by the coding sequence ATGACATGGATACATTGGTTATTCACAATGCATGCAACTAATGAGAGTAATGACACAGATATAAATATGGAGGATGGAGATTCTAGAGAATTTATGAATGGACCGAGTGTTCAACAATCTGAAGACAATAATAATTCAGATAAGTTCTATCAGATGTTAAGGGAGGCAGAGCAAAGTCTTTATAAAGGTTGTAAGaagtttacaaaattgtcattccTTGTACATTTGTATCACTTAAAGTGTCTAAATGGGTGGACTGATAAAAGTTTTTCGATGTTGTTAGAGCTGTTAAGTGATGCATTACCAGAGGAAAATACTTTGCCCAAATCATTTTATGATACAAAGAAGATTATTTCAGGGTTGGGTCTATCTTATGAAAAAATTCATGTTTGTCCCAATGAATGCATATTGTATAGGAAGGATTTGGGTGATGCTGAAATTTGCCCTAAATGCAATTTGTCAAGATGGAAATATAACTCTGATGATGTTGAATGTAGAAAAAAGATACCAGCAAAGATTCTTCGTTGGTTCCCTCTTATACCTAGATTGCAAAGACTTTTTGTATCACCAAAAATAGCTTGTTCTATGATATGGCATGAGGTTGGTCAAACTAAAGATGAACTCCTGAGGCATCCagctgattcatttgcttggaagAATTTTGATTGTCAGTATCCTGATTTTGCTTGTGATGCTCGTAATGTTCGACTAGGTTTGGCTACTGATGGCTTTAATCCTTTCAAAACTATGGCAATTTCCCATAGCACTTGGCCTGTTATCTTGATTCCGTACAATCTTCCTCCATGGATGTGTATGAAGCAACctaattttatactttcattGCTTATTCCTGGTCCAAAAGGTCCAGGTATGAACCTTGATGTTTATATGCAGCCTCTTGTGGAAGAATTAAAGGAATTATGGGAAATTGGGGTAAAAACATTTGATGCATGTAAAAAAGAGTCATTCCAAATGTGTGCTGCAATTATGTGGACTATTAATGATTTTCCTGCTTATGCAAATTTGTCTGGCTGGAGCACTAGAGGCCAATATGCTTGTCCATGTTGTGGTTTTGAGATTGGCTCAAAGTGGTTGCGTTATGGTAGAAAGTTTTGCTATATGTGTCATCGTCGTTGGTTAGAGCCCGATCATAAGTGGAGATACAATAAAAGAGATTTTGATGGAACCCAGGAGTTTAGAGCTCCACCTGATCTACCTAGTGGAGCTTTTTCTTTGAGATAG